A DNA window from Impatiens glandulifera chromosome 7, dImpGla2.1, whole genome shotgun sequence contains the following coding sequences:
- the LOC124945518 gene encoding protein RRP6-like 3 isoform X1, translating into MENRHKIKIVITFACLTALSFFFAKQYRKKRKQSRTCCYLKTESKPQASFKRVLADNSYSPFKHLKFSESNEGLEHPYKAKIDALLIEPFKFKFLEGNVDMEMKESYVWVEKEAQLEELVDILSNEKVIAVDTEQHGLRSFLGFTALIQVSAKGRDYLIDTIALHDFMGILRPVFANPSICKVFHGADNDVIWLQRDFHIYVVNLFDTAKACELLSKPQKSLAYLLETYCNVTTNKQLQREDWRQRPLSAEMVKYAQTDVHYLLYIAHCLALELKQEDTEGSSLLLETSRRSNSLCLQLFSKDIEASPGESSAFSIITKHLSYQGGPSSNIIYSQELVRRLCTWRDIMARLHDESLRYVLSDHAIVALAHRVPVSNAEIFETISQADLTVDSLNQFALQSPSPLICSHFEDFHYLFQDKLSDPEFDLILQKHLGPDGSCPLSIYNYALLSKINLKPTDRLVSKQNGTKHAKRVGKKASRLLFVKKFSCKAPVYHNCRIYANDGRMLCYCDRKKLEWYLQRGLAKLVEEDPPAIMLLFEPKGRPEDEDNDFYVQSKKNICVGCGEGNHYLRYRIIPSCYRVHFPEHLKSHRSHDIVLVCVDCHEIAHASAEKHKKKVASEFGIPLFVHRVTDSGQAPPLEEDGSSDQTANKETGVSPLQLRTAAMALLRHGSRIPPSRREELMQVVVEYYGGKEISQDDLERALLVGMTPLERKRLKKKKGLSFIHSTSLIKNVAKKNANGMMSDEVANLDLTSPVDDTLDSTESNGDVLISTQSKLSLLGHGPHGNQVVDHILKEYGDDGIREFCQRWRRVFVEAVHPRFLPSGWDVKHSGRRDFGEFSVYHRRSKKVLE; encoded by the exons ATGGAGAACAGACACAAGATCAAGATAGTTATTACATTCGCTTGCTTAACTGCACTCTCGTTCTTCTTCGCCAAACAATATCGCAAAAAGAGAAAACAAAGTCGAACATGTTGCTACCTGAAAACTGAATCAAAACCTCAGGCCTCATTTAAACGTGTTCTTGCCGATAATTCCTATTCTCCATTCAAGCATCTCAAGTTCTCCGAATCAAATGAAG GTTTGGAGCATCCTTACAAAGCAAAGATCGATGCTTTATTAATAGAACCGTTCAAATTCAAGTTTTTGGAAGGAAATGTAGATATGGAGATGAAGGAATCGTATGTATGGGTTGAAAAAGAGGCTCAATTGGAGGAACTTGTGGATATTTTGAGTAACGAGAAAGTCATTGCTGTTGATACTGAACAACACGGCTTACGATCATTCTTAGGTTTTACAGCTCTCATACAG GTTTCTGCTAAAGGAAGAGATTATCTGATTGACACTATAGCTTTGCACGATTTCATGGGTATCTTGCGGCCTGTATTTGCAAATCCTTCAATTTGCAAG GTCTTCCATGGAGCTGATAACGATGTCATCTGGCTGCAAAGAGATTTCcatatatatgttgttaatttatttgatacTGCAAAG GCATGTGAATTGCTGTCAAAACCCCAGAAATCTCTGGCATATCTGCTTGAAACATATTGCAATGttacaacaaacaaacaattacAG CGTGAAGATTGGAGACAACGTCCTTTGTCTGCAGAAATGGTTAAATATGCTCAAACTGATGTGCACTATTTGCTATATATTGCTCATTGTCTTGCACTTGAGTTAAAACAAGAGGATACAG AAGGTTCCTCACTTCTTCTCGAGACCAGTCGGCGTTCAAATTCATTATGTTTGCAACTGTTCTCAAAAGATATTGAAGCTTCTCCTGGAGAATCTTCCGCCTTTTCAATCATTACTAAACATTTAAGTTATCAAGGAGGCCCATCGTCAAACATCATATACAGTCAG GAACTCGTGAGACGATTATGCACCTGGAGGGACATAATG GCACGGCTGCATGATGAGAGCTTGAGATATGTACTATCAGATCATGCCATTGTTGCTCTAGCACATAGAGTTCCAGTTTCAAATGCAGAAATCTTTGAAACTATATCCCAAGCTGACTTAACTGTCGATTCATTGAACCAATTTGCTCTTCAATCTCCGTCGCCTTTGATTTGCAGTCATTTTGAGGACTTCCATTATTTATTCCAAGACAAATTAAGCGATCCAGAATTTGACCTAATTCTTCAAAAACACCTTGGTCCTGATGGAAGCTGCCCACtgtctatatataattatgctttgTTATCTAAAATTAACCTTAAACCTACTGATAGATTAGTTTCCAAACAGAATGGAACTAAACATGCAAAACGAGTGGGTAAGAAGGCGTCAAGGCTTCTCTTTGTTAAGAAATTTTCCTGCAAAGCTCCTGTTTATCATAATTGTAGAATCTATGCAAATGATGGACGGATGCTATGCTATTGCGATCGTAAGAAACTCGAGTG GTACCTCCAACGAGGCCTGGCGAAGCTTGTCGAGGAAGATCCACCCGCTATAATGCTGCTTTTTGAACCGAAAGGTCGACCAGAAGATGAGGATAACGATTTCTATGTTCAAAGTAAGAAGAATATATGTGTAGGCTGTGGGGAAGGAAATCACTACTTACGTTATCGGATAATACCATCATGTTACAGAGTCCATTTCCCAGAACATTTAAAAAGCCACCGTTCTCACGATATTGTCCTGGTTTGCGTCGATTGCCATGAGATCGCTCATGCTTCTGCTGAGAAGCATAAAAAAAAGGTTGCCTCTGAGTTTGGAATACCTCTTTTTGTTCATAGAGTCACTGATTCTGGTCAAGCTCCTCCTCTCGAGGAGGATGGATCATCTGACCAAACTGCCAACAAGGAAACGGGAGTGTCTCCTCTACAGCTCCGAACTGCAGCCATGGCCTTGTTACGACATGGATCAAGGATACCACCTAGCCGACGCGAAGAACTCATGCAG GTTGTGGTGGAGTACTATGGTGGAAAGGAAATATCACAAGATGATCTCGAACGGGCTTTGCTTGTAGGAATGACTCCTCTTGAGAGAAAGcgactaaagaagaagaaaggttTATCGTTCATCCATTCAACAAGCCTTATAAAGAATGTGGCAAAGAAGAATGCTAATGGAATGATGTCTGATGAAGTAGCTAACCTTGACCTAACATCCCCCGTCGACGATACTTTGGATTCAACCGAATCTAACGGAGATGTATTGATCTCAACTCAGTCAAAGCTATCGTTACTTGGACATGGACCACACGGAAATCAAGTTGTGGATcatatattaaaagaatatgGAGATGATGGAATTCGTGAATTTTGTCAGAGATGGAGGCGAGTCTTTGTTGAAGCAGTTCATCCTCGTTTCTTGCCTTCTGGCTGGGATGTGAAACACAG TGGTAGAAGAGACTTTGGTGAATTCAGTGTTTATCATCGACGATCCAAGAAAGTTCTGGAATAG
- the LOC124945518 gene encoding protein RRP6-like 3 isoform X2: protein MENRHKIKIVITFACLTALSFFFAKQYRKKRKQSRTCCYLKTESKPQASFKRVLADNSYSPFKHLKFSESNEGLEHPYKAKIDALLIEPFKFKFLEGNVDMEMKESYVWVEKEAQLEELVDILSNEKVIAVDTEQHGLRSFLGFTALIQVSAKGRDYLIDTIALHDFMGILRPVFANPSICKVFHGADNDVIWLQRDFHIYVVNLFDTAKACELLSKPQKSLAYLLETYCNVTTNKQLQREDWRQRPLSAEMVKYAQTDVHYLLYIAHCLALELKQEDTGSSLLLETSRRSNSLCLQLFSKDIEASPGESSAFSIITKHLSYQGGPSSNIIYSQELVRRLCTWRDIMARLHDESLRYVLSDHAIVALAHRVPVSNAEIFETISQADLTVDSLNQFALQSPSPLICSHFEDFHYLFQDKLSDPEFDLILQKHLGPDGSCPLSIYNYALLSKINLKPTDRLVSKQNGTKHAKRVGKKASRLLFVKKFSCKAPVYHNCRIYANDGRMLCYCDRKKLEWYLQRGLAKLVEEDPPAIMLLFEPKGRPEDEDNDFYVQSKKNICVGCGEGNHYLRYRIIPSCYRVHFPEHLKSHRSHDIVLVCVDCHEIAHASAEKHKKKVASEFGIPLFVHRVTDSGQAPPLEEDGSSDQTANKETGVSPLQLRTAAMALLRHGSRIPPSRREELMQVVVEYYGGKEISQDDLERALLVGMTPLERKRLKKKKGLSFIHSTSLIKNVAKKNANGMMSDEVANLDLTSPVDDTLDSTESNGDVLISTQSKLSLLGHGPHGNQVVDHILKEYGDDGIREFCQRWRRVFVEAVHPRFLPSGWDVKHSGRRDFGEFSVYHRRSKKVLE from the exons ATGGAGAACAGACACAAGATCAAGATAGTTATTACATTCGCTTGCTTAACTGCACTCTCGTTCTTCTTCGCCAAACAATATCGCAAAAAGAGAAAACAAAGTCGAACATGTTGCTACCTGAAAACTGAATCAAAACCTCAGGCCTCATTTAAACGTGTTCTTGCCGATAATTCCTATTCTCCATTCAAGCATCTCAAGTTCTCCGAATCAAATGAAG GTTTGGAGCATCCTTACAAAGCAAAGATCGATGCTTTATTAATAGAACCGTTCAAATTCAAGTTTTTGGAAGGAAATGTAGATATGGAGATGAAGGAATCGTATGTATGGGTTGAAAAAGAGGCTCAATTGGAGGAACTTGTGGATATTTTGAGTAACGAGAAAGTCATTGCTGTTGATACTGAACAACACGGCTTACGATCATTCTTAGGTTTTACAGCTCTCATACAG GTTTCTGCTAAAGGAAGAGATTATCTGATTGACACTATAGCTTTGCACGATTTCATGGGTATCTTGCGGCCTGTATTTGCAAATCCTTCAATTTGCAAG GTCTTCCATGGAGCTGATAACGATGTCATCTGGCTGCAAAGAGATTTCcatatatatgttgttaatttatttgatacTGCAAAG GCATGTGAATTGCTGTCAAAACCCCAGAAATCTCTGGCATATCTGCTTGAAACATATTGCAATGttacaacaaacaaacaattacAG CGTGAAGATTGGAGACAACGTCCTTTGTCTGCAGAAATGGTTAAATATGCTCAAACTGATGTGCACTATTTGCTATATATTGCTCATTGTCTTGCACTTGAGTTAAAACAAGAGGATACAG GTTCCTCACTTCTTCTCGAGACCAGTCGGCGTTCAAATTCATTATGTTTGCAACTGTTCTCAAAAGATATTGAAGCTTCTCCTGGAGAATCTTCCGCCTTTTCAATCATTACTAAACATTTAAGTTATCAAGGAGGCCCATCGTCAAACATCATATACAGTCAG GAACTCGTGAGACGATTATGCACCTGGAGGGACATAATG GCACGGCTGCATGATGAGAGCTTGAGATATGTACTATCAGATCATGCCATTGTTGCTCTAGCACATAGAGTTCCAGTTTCAAATGCAGAAATCTTTGAAACTATATCCCAAGCTGACTTAACTGTCGATTCATTGAACCAATTTGCTCTTCAATCTCCGTCGCCTTTGATTTGCAGTCATTTTGAGGACTTCCATTATTTATTCCAAGACAAATTAAGCGATCCAGAATTTGACCTAATTCTTCAAAAACACCTTGGTCCTGATGGAAGCTGCCCACtgtctatatataattatgctttgTTATCTAAAATTAACCTTAAACCTACTGATAGATTAGTTTCCAAACAGAATGGAACTAAACATGCAAAACGAGTGGGTAAGAAGGCGTCAAGGCTTCTCTTTGTTAAGAAATTTTCCTGCAAAGCTCCTGTTTATCATAATTGTAGAATCTATGCAAATGATGGACGGATGCTATGCTATTGCGATCGTAAGAAACTCGAGTG GTACCTCCAACGAGGCCTGGCGAAGCTTGTCGAGGAAGATCCACCCGCTATAATGCTGCTTTTTGAACCGAAAGGTCGACCAGAAGATGAGGATAACGATTTCTATGTTCAAAGTAAGAAGAATATATGTGTAGGCTGTGGGGAAGGAAATCACTACTTACGTTATCGGATAATACCATCATGTTACAGAGTCCATTTCCCAGAACATTTAAAAAGCCACCGTTCTCACGATATTGTCCTGGTTTGCGTCGATTGCCATGAGATCGCTCATGCTTCTGCTGAGAAGCATAAAAAAAAGGTTGCCTCTGAGTTTGGAATACCTCTTTTTGTTCATAGAGTCACTGATTCTGGTCAAGCTCCTCCTCTCGAGGAGGATGGATCATCTGACCAAACTGCCAACAAGGAAACGGGAGTGTCTCCTCTACAGCTCCGAACTGCAGCCATGGCCTTGTTACGACATGGATCAAGGATACCACCTAGCCGACGCGAAGAACTCATGCAG GTTGTGGTGGAGTACTATGGTGGAAAGGAAATATCACAAGATGATCTCGAACGGGCTTTGCTTGTAGGAATGACTCCTCTTGAGAGAAAGcgactaaagaagaagaaaggttTATCGTTCATCCATTCAACAAGCCTTATAAAGAATGTGGCAAAGAAGAATGCTAATGGAATGATGTCTGATGAAGTAGCTAACCTTGACCTAACATCCCCCGTCGACGATACTTTGGATTCAACCGAATCTAACGGAGATGTATTGATCTCAACTCAGTCAAAGCTATCGTTACTTGGACATGGACCACACGGAAATCAAGTTGTGGATcatatattaaaagaatatgGAGATGATGGAATTCGTGAATTTTGTCAGAGATGGAGGCGAGTCTTTGTTGAAGCAGTTCATCCTCGTTTCTTGCCTTCTGGCTGGGATGTGAAACACAG TGGTAGAAGAGACTTTGGTGAATTCAGTGTTTATCATCGACGATCCAAGAAAGTTCTGGAATAG